The Rhodococcus rhodochrous DNA window TGCATCTTCTTCGCCGCCGGTCCCACCAAGCAGATGCGTGCACTGCTCGGCGCCGCCCGCGACGAGATCGCCCGCAAGCTCGATCTGATCGATCCGAACGCATGGGCGTTCGTGTGGGTGGTCGACGCCCCGCTGTTCGAGCCGGCGGCCGATGCAACCGCGAGCGGCGATGTGGCCCTCGGTCATTCGGCGTGGACCGCGGTGCACCACGCGTTCACCTCGCCCAAGCCCGAGTACATCGACACCTTCGACACCGATCCGGGTTCGGCGCTGGCGTACGCCTACGACATCGTCTGCAACGGCAACGAGATCGGTGGCGGCTCGATCCGTATCCACCGCCCCGACATCCAGGAGCGGGTGTTCAAGGTGATGGGCATCTCGGAGGAGGAGGCGAACGAGAAGTTCGGCTTCCTGCTCGAGGCGTTCAAGTACGGCGCGCCCCCGCACGGCGGCATCGCCTTCGGCTGGGACCGCATCACCGCGCTGCTCGCCGGGGTGGACTCGATCCGCGAGGTCATCGCGTTCCCCAAGTCCGGTGGCGGTGTCGATCCGCTGACCGATGCTCCCGGCCCGATCACGCCGGAGCAGCGCAAGGAGACGGGCATCGACTTCGTGCCCGAGCCCGAGACCGAGGGTGCCGACAAGGCCTGATCACCCGTAGCTGTCGATGGCGCGGTGTCGCCCCTCTCCGGACGGGGGCACCGCGCCGTCGTGTGTGCCGTCCGGCGGTGTTCCCGGGTGAGGTTCGTGGGCCCGATGAGGTTTGTGAGGATCGAGCCCGGGTATTCCGTCGGTCCGGCGCCAACGGGGGCGACGGATCGAGGAGGTATCCATGGCCGACGCACGCGTGATCTTCTACAAGCCGCTCGCTCTCGCAGCCAGTGTGGGAGGTGGCATCCTCGCCGGAGCCGTCTTCAACCAGGTGTGGAAGAAGGTCGGCGGCAGTGACGAACGGCCCGAACCCCAGGATCTGTCGCAGCGCACCCGGGACGTGCTGATCGCGGCCGCCCTGCAGGGTCTGATCTTCGGTGTCGTGAAGGCTGCGGTGGATCGTGGCACCGCCCGTGGTTTTCAGAAGGTGACACACGTTTCACCGGAATGATCGTGACGTGTCCCGATCGTGATCGGCGCCCGCGGAGCGGAGCGACCGGATCGGGAACGGGGACACGCCCGGATGAACAGCGATTTCCCCTCGCAAAGCAGACAAAAGCGACCTGGTGGGCCGGGCACGGGTGAAGAAGGTCCTGCTCGATCCGAGCATTGTGGAGGACCTCGTCGTGACCGAGAACCTGTAGATTGGGCAGTGATGACCGCAACATTGGCAGACCCCGTGTCCGAGGTGGTTCACGCCGCCGAAGCGCTGCTCACCCGCCGTACCGGCGCCACGGTGACCCTGACCGATCCCGTGGATCTCGGGGGCAGTGGACGTTCGGTGGTCGTACGGGTACGAGTGGCCGCCAATCCGTTCTCGCTCCCGCGCACCCTGGTCCTCAAGCAGGTGCCGCCCTCGCGCGGTACAGGTCACGTCGACTTCCGTGGTTCCGAGACGGACGAGCAGATCGCCTTCCTCCGTGAGGCGGTCTCCTACCAGTTCACGACGGCCCTCGCGAAGGATCACCGTCCGGGCGCCGAGCTGCTCGCCTACGACTTCGACGCCCGCCTGCTGGTGCTCAGCGACCTCGGCGACGCGACCACCCTGTCGGAGGTGCTGCGCAACAGTTCCGAGGCCGCCGGGAACACCCTGATGGCCCTGGCCCAGGCACTCGGGCGCATGCATGCGGCGACCGTCGGTCGCGAGGAGGACTTCGCGGCGCTGCTGCGGCGCGCCGATGTCGCGCGGGTCGCCGACGCCGTGTCCCAGCAGGCCCTCGATGCCGTGCGGGGTGTGCCCGAACTCCTCGAGGCCGACTTCGGCCTGTCGGTGCCCGAGTCGGTGCGCGAGCGTGCCGAGCGGGCGTCCAAGCTGTTCACCGGCGGGCGTTTCCGGGCCTTCAGCCCGTCCGACCTGTGCCCCGACAACATCGTGGTCGGCGACGAGGGTGTGCAGTTCCTCGACTACGAATGGGGCGGCTTCCGCGACGCGACCCTCGACATCGCGTACGCACTCAGCTCCTTCCCGCTGTGCCTGTGCTCGGTGCCGCTGTCCGTCGATCGCATCCGTGCGATGGCCGACGCGTGGCGCGCCGAGGTCGTCGCCATGTGGCCGCAGCTGGCCTACGACGAGGTACTCGAGGAGCGGCTGCTCGACGCCCTGCTCGCGTGCATCTGGCTGAGCACGCACCTGTTCCTGCCCGAGGACCATGCGCGGATCGCCTCGGTACGCGAACACGGACTGTCGGTGCCGCGCATCCCGGCGCTCCGCGCCCGCTGGTCGCTGCTCGCCGAGTTCGCCACCGCGACAGGCCACGACGACGTCGCCGCACACGCCCGCGACGTGCTCGCTCACCTCGAGGACCGCGCCGCCGGTTAGAGCGGTCGATCGGGCAGGCGCCGACCGGCGTCTACACCAGCGGAGCGGCGGGCTCGATCTTCGTCGCGCCGTCGGCCACCCGGTATCCCGCGACGCGGTGCGCGGCCGCGTTCGGATCCGTGCGCTCGCCGATGAAGAACCACTCCATCTGCGTCGCGCCTGGAGTCACGTCGAGTACCCCGTAACCGTGCGAATCGAGTTCGACGAACCGCACGTGCCGGTTGGTCGCGGTCGCCGTCGCCTCCAGCGCGGGCGACAGGCTCCGCGGGGGCACACCCAGCAACTCGTCGATGTTCGCCGACGTCACCGACGGAACCACGAACTCCGTGGCGACTGTGCCGGCACCCGGATAGTCGGCGGCGTCCACCGGGACGTCCATCGCCCACGAGGTGTGGATGTCGCCCGTGAGGAAGACGACGTTGCGCAGTCCCGCCGCCGTGATGGTGTCGATCAACCGTCGACGGTCGGCGGTGTAACCGTCCCACTGGTCGGTGTTGAAGGGCAGACCTCCGGCCGGCACTCCGACGAGTTCGGTCAGTGCTCCGGTAGTCCGCGGATCGAGGGGCGGCAACACGATCGGCGAGAACATCACCGAATTGCCGATCAACTGCCACCGGGTGGGGGAGCTCGCCAGGCCGGCGGTGAGCCACTCCATCTGGTCCCGTCCGGTCATCGTGCGACCCGGATCGTCGACCTGCCGTCCGGCTCCGAGGACCTGCTCGGAGCGATAACTCCGCAGATCCAGCATCGACAGTTCGGCGAGCCGTCCGTACCGCAGGCGCCGGTAGAGCCGTCCGCCGTTCGGGCGAACCGGCATCCACTCGTCGTAGGCCTGCACCGATGCGGCCTTGCGGGGCGCCCAGTCGCCCTCGACGAGGGGATCGTGATTCTCCGCCCCACCCGCCCAGGCGTTGTTCGCCGACTCGTGGTCGTCCCAGATCACGATCCACGGCACCTTCGCGTGCAACGCCTGCAGGTTCGGATCGGTCTTGTACTGCGCGTGCCGGATCCGGTAGTCGGCGAGACTCACGATCTCGTGGGCGGGCTCGTGCGTCCGGACGCCCCGGCCACCGGCGACGGGGAACTTCCCGGCCGCGTACTCGTACAGATAGTCGCCGAGGTGCACCACGGCGTCGAGATCGTCGCGTGCGGCCAGGTGGCGGTAGGAGGAGAAGAAGCCGCCCTCCCAATCGGCGCACGACACGACCCCGAAGCGCAGGTGTGCGACCGCAGCATCGTGCGAGGGCGCGGTGAACGTCCTGCCGGTCGGGGAGACGGCACCGCCGGCGCGGAATCGATAGAAGTAGGTCGTGCCCGGTGTGAGCCCGCGGGCGTCGACCTTGACCGTGTGGTCGGAGACGGAACTCGCCGTCACCGTCCCACTCGCGACCACGGCGTCGAAGCTGCTGCTGCGGGCGAGTTCCCAGGTGACCGGGACGTCCGGTCCCGCACCCGAGCCGGGCGTCGCCTCCGGCGAGGGTGTCACCCGCGTCCACAGGATCACCGCGTCGGGCAACGGATCTCCCGATGCCACGCCGTGCGCGAAGACGGCGGGAGATGCCTGCGCGTGCTGCGAGGTCGAGGCGAAGGCCGCAACACCGGCGGCGAGAATCGACGACCGGAGCACGGCGCGGCGGGACACATGATCGGCGGTCGGTGTCGTGGGCACGACCAAGATCCGACCACACGGTCGGTCATCCGTCCATGCGAACGACGAACACCGCCGCCGATCGGGCGTCGGCGCGAGCTTGTAGCGTCGGATGCGTGAGTGATCTTTTCGGGGCGAACGACCCGTCTGCCGAACCGGACGCCCTGTTCGAGGCGCCACGCGAACCGGAACCCGAGGGCGAACCGCAGGTCCGCCGGCAACCCGTCGCGGCCGGCGGGGCGAACGCGCCGCTCGCTGCGCGCATGCGACCGGCGAGTCTCGACGAGGTGGTCGGGCAACAGCACCTGCTCGAACCGGGGGCGCCGTTGCGGCGGCTCGTCGAGGGATCGGGTGCGGCCTCCGTGGTGCTCTACGGTCCGCCCGGTACCGGGAAGACGACCCTGGCCTCACTGATCTCCGGAGCCACCGGACGCCGGTTCGAAGCGCTGTCCGCCCTGTCTGCGGGCGTCAAGGACGTGCGTGCCGTCATCGATCTGGCACGCCGGCGCCTCACCCACGGCGAACAGACCGTGCTGTTCATCGATGAGGTCCACCGCTTCTCCAAGACCCAGCAGGACGCGCTGCTCGCCGCCGTCGAGAACCGCATCGTGCTGCTCGTCGCCGCGACGACCGAGAATCCGTCGTTCTCCGTGGTCGCCCCGCTGCTGTCCCGCTCGCTGGTGCTGCAACTGCAGCCGCTCGGGCCCGACGACATCCGGGCACTGCTCGAACGTGCGCGCACCGACGCCCGTGGACTCGCCGGTGCGGTCGAGATCGACGACGACGCCCTCGACCACCTCGTCCGGCTCGCCGGCGGCGACGCCCGCCGTGCCCTGACGGCGCTGGAGGCCTCCGCCGACACCGCGCTCGCCGTCTCCGGTGGCGACGCGGCCGTCATCGACCTCGCGACCGTGGAGTCGAGTATCGACGAGGCCGCCGTCCGTTACGACCGCGACGGCGATCAGCACTTCGACGTCGCGAGCGCCTTCATCAAGTCGCTGCGCGGCTCCGACGTCGACGCGGCACTGCACTATCTGGCACGGATGATCGTCGCGGGGGA harbors:
- a CDS encoding DUF4235 domain-containing protein, coding for MADARVIFYKPLALAASVGGGILAGAVFNQVWKKVGGSDERPEPQDLSQRTRDVLIAAALQGLIFGVVKAAVDRGTARGFQKVTHVSPE
- a CDS encoding alkaline phosphatase D family protein; translation: MPTTPTADHVSRRAVLRSSILAAGVAAFASTSQHAQASPAVFAHGVASGDPLPDAVILWTRVTPSPEATPGSGAGPDVPVTWELARSSSFDAVVASGTVTASSVSDHTVKVDARGLTPGTTYFYRFRAGGAVSPTGRTFTAPSHDAAVAHLRFGVVSCADWEGGFFSSYRHLAARDDLDAVVHLGDYLYEYAAGKFPVAGGRGVRTHEPAHEIVSLADYRIRHAQYKTDPNLQALHAKVPWIVIWDDHESANNAWAGGAENHDPLVEGDWAPRKAASVQAYDEWMPVRPNGGRLYRRLRYGRLAELSMLDLRSYRSEQVLGAGRQVDDPGRTMTGRDQMEWLTAGLASSPTRWQLIGNSVMFSPIVLPPLDPRTTGALTELVGVPAGGLPFNTDQWDGYTADRRRLIDTITAAGLRNVVFLTGDIHTSWAMDVPVDAADYPGAGTVATEFVVPSVTSANIDELLGVPPRSLSPALEATATATNRHVRFVELDSHGYGVLDVTPGATQMEWFFIGERTDPNAAAHRVAGYRVADGATKIEPAAPLV
- a CDS encoding replication-associated recombination protein A yields the protein MSDLFGANDPSAEPDALFEAPREPEPEGEPQVRRQPVAAGGANAPLAARMRPASLDEVVGQQHLLEPGAPLRRLVEGSGAASVVLYGPPGTGKTTLASLISGATGRRFEALSALSAGVKDVRAVIDLARRRLTHGEQTVLFIDEVHRFSKTQQDALLAAVENRIVLLVAATTENPSFSVVAPLLSRSLVLQLQPLGPDDIRALLERARTDARGLAGAVEIDDDALDHLVRLAGGDARRALTALEASADTALAVSGGDAAVIDLATVESSIDEAAVRYDRDGDQHFDVASAFIKSLRGSDVDAALHYLARMIVAGEDPRFIARRLMIQASEEVGMADPTALQTAVAAAQVVQQVGMPEAQLALAQATIHIATAPKSGSVTAALGAAIADVKAGKAGPVPAHLRDGHYQGAQKLGNAIGYKFPHAHPDGVLAQQYAPDELVGVDYYEPTGRGVERELSARLPKLRRIVRGER